TGATGCGCGGGTAAATGAAACCGGCGAAATCATTTTATATGATGACCAGGACACCAACCTGTGGAATGCAGATATGATTCTCAAAGGCGGATATTATTTAAACAGATCGGCCATGGGCAGTACGCTTTCAAAATACCACCTGGAGGCCTCTATAGCCTATTGGAGTACGCAGAGGGCGGATACTAAAGAGAAATGGGAAAATATATTACAGCTTTATAATCGTTATTTACAGGTGGCTTATTCGCCTATAGCGGCACTTAACCGCACCTATGCCCTGGCCAAAGCAAACAGTAAGGAGGAAGCGATTGTTGAAGCCGAAAAATTGAACCTGACCGGCAATCAATTTTATTTTGCGCTGCTGGGGCAGCTTTATACCGGCATTGATAATCAGAAAGCAAAAATAAACTTTCAAAAAGCCCTGGCTATCGCCAGTACCCCGGCAGACAAAAAAATCATCCAGAAAAAAATAGACGAACTTGAGCAGTGATTGGCATACTGTTTTTTATTCTCCTATGTAAACTTTTTAGGATGATACAGCTTTGTACCTTTTTGAAAATCACACATCAGCTGCCCGCATTTGCGGCGCACAAAACCTTGCAGTCTTATTTCCGACTTCGGATGATTATGCCTGTAGTTTGCAACTACAATAACCACTTCATGTTTTATGCTAAAGATATCATATTAACTCCCCTGTAGTCTGGAGACTACAGACATAGTGGTTCGAAGTCGGAGATATTCGAACAGCGGTAGACTACGAACAATAGGAGGCGGTGTGGTGGCCGGGTTTTTTCTTTTTTTAGATTGATAAAGCAACCCCTTCATATCTTATTTAGTGTGTAATTGCTGTGCTGTTTTGTAACTCATATCATCTTTGGGTATATGATAAATCTGTTGCAGTTTACGAAACCTTTTCGTGCTTGCATACTCTTCGGACGATCCTGCTTTCATTACCTTTTTATACTCGCTGAGCCAAAAATTGTAATATTTGGTCATCGCTTGTTCGTAATCAATTTCCTTAAGGTTCAAAACAGGTAAATTAGGTAAAGTTTTACCATCAACAATTCGCGAATTACATTGAATAGCATATTTGCCGGGTTTAAAAACAAGGGAATCAATACCAATTATTGCGCCATAGCCTGAATTGATTATGTACACCGCCATTGTATCAGTTTTATGAATAAAATAAAATTCTACATCACTATATACAGTAACGGTATTGAGGCTAATTTTCTTAGAATGTTGACTGTATTGAGCTGAATATGAAGTATTGCAAAAATTATATTGTTCGGGTAGGTTAGCTTTTGTGAACATGTATTTACTGCAAATGTCATTTGGCTCAATGGCTTTGCCGTATTTATCGAAAAGTCTGAAATTGAAATTAACGGAAGAAGATGGCTGCACTGCCAGTATATTTAAGAACAGCAATAGCTTATTTATTGAGTTTATCAGTTGCATGAAGAACACTTTTTAATATCGTCAATAATTGACCAGGGTTCAGTGTCTTCGTCAATGAAGATAATTCGTGTTTTATGAACCACTAACTTTTTGCCCATATATTTATTATATACAACTTTAAACGTTCGCTTTTTTTTGTCGAGAAAAGTACAATCGATGTTTTTTTTGTAAAGCTCGATACCCCGGCCAATAAACTTAATTTCCTTGTAATGAAACTCTCCGCCATCGTACCTTGGCCCATTATAAGAATGAACTGTTTTGTTTTCTTTGTCAATCTCAATGTTTATATCCATTTCAGACCACGCTGTAAATTTTTTTGTACGGGGATTAAACAGATAAATCGTTTCGATATTGCCCAATGATCCGCTGCATGGTTGGCATTCCTCCCTTATATCTTTGTAGCCGTCAAAATTCACATCATCAAAATCTTCCGGGCAGTATTTCGCCTTATCAATATGAGTTAACTCCACGGTCGGGCTAATATCTTCCTGCATTGAAAGATCTATTACCACAGCCTTTCGCTTCAGATCAACAATTTTCTTATCAAGAACGATAACCATTTCCTTTGGCTTTTCGGCATAAATATCTTCTTTAACTATATATTGATATTGAAGATGCAAGCCATTAATATCAAAAGGCAGACTTTGTACCTTAAATGTCTTCCCCTGAAATTCAGCAACAGACTTTGCCGGTTTGGCGCTAAAAAAACTATTGTATGGCCGTATACAAAAGTTTAAAATGATACAGGCGATAGCGAGAGAATTCATACTTTGAAAATAATGTAAATAGCATAAAGGCGGCTATGCCGGCAACATCAACAAGGCAAATTTTTAAACATTCAGGCTTAAGTGAACTTAATGTAAATATATCATGATTACCCCATTTTTCACTTCAAATATAGATTCCTTTAATTATTGCCCAAGTTGCAGAAAGTGTTCTAATCGGCTCCCATTCCCCAACCAACATCATCAAATTGAAAAAGCCTGCAAATAATAATTTACAGGCTTTCCTATTCTCTTTAAATTCTATTGATCTACCCGTTGTAGGCCTGTTGCAAAGCCGCAACATCAACTTTTTTCATGGTCATAAAAGTTTGCGTAACACGGGCAATCTGTTCAGGGCTGCCATGCTTAAGTGCCTCAAACATTACGGTTGAAGTCACCTGCCAGGATACGCCGTATTTATCCTTCAGCCAGCCGCATTGCCCTGGCTGGCCGTCGGCCGTAAGGGTACTCCAGTAGTAATCAATCTCTTCCTGTGTTTCGCAGGTAATCAGCAATGATACTGCGTCGTTAAAACCGAACCCGTGCGGGTGTGCGCTATCCATAGCTGCCAGCCAGGTATGGTTTATGTAAAAATCAGCAAACATGAGCGTACCGGCCTTGTCGGGCCCTATATCTTCAGGGCGCGGGGCCGTGGTACCCCGTTTACCATCTTTAAATACCGAACAGTAAAACTCGATGGCCTCATTGGCTTTACCGGCCACATCGCCCGTATACATCAGCGATGGAACGATCACCGGTCTTTCTTCGCCGGCTGGGTTGGTCAGGATCAACTGCCATGATACGCCGTATTTGTCGCTTATCCAGCCGTAGCGTTCGCTAAAGGGATAGCGGTCAAGCGGCATCATCACCTTTCCGTTTGGTAACAGCTTGTTCCAAACCTCATCTATATGTTTGGCGGCATCCGGGTTGCGTGATGGGTCAAAATTGATCATAAAAGATATAGCGGGGGTGGTATTTAACCCGGGGCCTGCGCTGATGCCCAGGAAGGGCTGTCCGGCCATGGTAAATTCAACTGTCTCGCATTCGCCGCCGCCGGGCATGGTAAAATGATTCACATAGGTTAAGGCCGAACCGGGCAATAACGATGCGTAGAATTCGGCCGCCTCTTTGGCTTTATCCTGGCCGAACCAGATGTGCGGTTTGATGGGTAACATAGGTAATTGGTTTTAGTGTAAAGATGAATCAAAAATAACGCCAAAACGCAGGGAGGTGCAAGGCATATCTCTGACATTTTAAGGGCGTAATTGCGACAATTAACTCTCGCTGAGTCAACAGTATTAAGTCGTAAGTCTAAAGTTGAATTTTTCTTTTTTTTTGACTTAAAATCTGTCTAAACCTGATTTGCTAATGTTTTTATGCTTCTAATGAAGAACAACAACGTATTTCGCATGTCGGCTACAACTCACCCCGGCTACGCTGCGCTGGCCGACCCTCTCTCCGGCTACGCCGCAAAGAGGGTTTTGAAAATTCATTTATTTAAATATCTAATTATCAATTAATTAAAACAAAAACCCTCTTTCCACCGAAGGTGAAGAGAGAGTGGTCGGGCGTAGCCTCGACCGGGTGAGTCTTAGCCAACGTTCAAGCGAATTTTTATGTAAATTCCAATAGTTGATGCGCGAACACAAAGCAATAACGATCTGTTTTTTATTTTTAGACAGCCTCTAAAAACTTAAGACTTTCGGCTAAAAACCACATAACACTACTATAAAAGCTCATACGATTCCCGCAGATAAAGAAACAATTTTGGCCGCAGGTCATCCAGCAAAGCAATACGGATATGGTTTTCAAACTTATTACCCGAAGCCACACTTTTAAGCACAGGCCTTTCCGGATGGGGTACTTTCGAATAAAATTTAATATCCAGCTCCTTTTTCATCGGTCGGATTACCAGGAAGGTAAGCCGCCGCGTAAAAACGATACAATTCGGGGTAGTGCCAACCAAAACTCCCTCCCAATCGGCCACCTCGGCCAGTATCTTATCAAACACCAGCACAAGTTCAGGCGGGCGGTCACGAAACAAACTGTCGAGGCTAACCCGCGCGCAATAATGCCGCTGTTCGGGTTTCGGCAGTTCGCGTTCACATTTGGGGCAGGTCCAGCTCATTATTCATTTTTTGCCTAAATTTACCAAAATGCACTCCACGTCATGAAAAAAACTGTGCCTTTTGATTTCCTGCTGGATTACCTGCCGGCCAGTACCATCGTAAAGCCAGCGGTAGGCATGTTTTATATTTATTTCGACCGAAAGATAGTGCTGATCTTCCGGAAAACTGGCAAAAATGCGCAACACAACGGCATTTGGATATGTACCAGGCGCGAACATCATGCCGGTTTGAAGGCAGAGATCCCAGCGATTACCGATTTTCAGTTTGATGAAGACGAGGCTTTTGATACCGCCTGGTTGCTGTTGAGCGACCGCCACGATGATTTTGAAAGTGCCGCCATACAGCTTTGTGACCTGGTATCAAACAAGGATGAAAGGATTGGTAAGGTAACACCTAAAAGCAAAGCTTTATTTACCGGCTTTTAAAATAAAACCGGCCCGTTATTTCCTTCCCCGGCGGGGCGTTTTTTCGAGGCGATGTTGCTACCCGCGAAGTTCGGCTAACCTAAGCCCGTTTTACGAAGGCGCTGCATTTATTTTATAAAATGTTACCCCCACGTTAGTACATAATATTATATTTGCGCCCTCAAATAGCTAATGCAGCTATACGGAGAGGTGTCAGAGTGATCGAATGTGCCTGATTCGAAATCAGGTGTACTGTTACAGGTACCGGGGGTTTGAATCCCTCCCTCTCCGCCAAGTATCATTCAATTAAGATCAAAAGCGCTGTAAATAAATCATTTACGGCGTTTTTTGTTTTTAGCCCGCGCCAAAATAAACCAATAAATTGCTTTGTTCCGGTGACCTGTAGGTGACCTTTTTAGAGGAAATTTCAACGGTCACCGGAACACTTATAAGTCGCTGTTATTGAGTGTGTTCAACATATAAACATCTTCCGCTTGCTCCAAACGCATCAGCGTTCGGACGCTCGCCCGCTGTTGAAAATGCGCCCTTGCACCTTTGCTACTACTGTAACACTCTTAAATGGCGTACCAATTGAAAGCGTGTCAAAGATGTTAGGCCATACCAACATTCAGACTACGCAGCACTATGCCAAAATACTGGATATTAAAGTTGGTGCCGATATGGCTTTGTTAAGGCAGAAATATTCAGGCTAATACAACTTTACTAAAAGGTGAAATAAACCAATTAAAAACCCTTGCAGTTATTTTACTTGCAAGGGTTTTATCATTTTAGGACGAAGTGTTATACAAATCCTAACAAAGATCGTATACGTGAGTTCCTTGCCTATCAGCTTCTGAAAATTACTCACAAAAAATGAATTTAAATGTGGAGCGGTAAGGGGTTACATGAAACTTGCACTAAGTTTTCTGCGAGAACATCTCAAAAAGTATACGGATGTAACAGCCATTTCAGTGATTTTTATTTTTTTGAGCTTTTTTCTTTTCCAATACCCCCTAAATCATTTCTCAGGAGTTATTATTATAAACCGGCACAATTAAGTGTCAGTAACTATTAATCTATAAGAAATGAACTATGAAAAAAACATCTAAACTCACACTGCTCTTAATTTGCATTTCAGCAATAATAGCTGGCTGCAAAAAACAAAGTCAAGATCTCACGATTAAAAAGCCGGTAAATGGCAAAGGAATTCATGCAACACTGACTAATGAAGAATATTCTAAGATGATGGAATATCTTACGAGCACAGAAAAAATCGATTCTGCTGATTGGGTAAACAAAATTAATGCACTTAAGTATGAAACTATTCAAAAAGGAAAATCTGCGTCTCAAATTAAGACATTAGCATTGGGGGATGCCAATACCGTTGGCTCTGATGAACTAAACGCGTTTGACTTTAATACTTTGGGTTCTTTAGAAATTTATCAAGGTGACGTGGATTATTCTACTATTGTAACGACGGGATCAAATGTAAGTATTACTCAAAAAAAAGGTTTTAGAATTTTTAATGAGGAACTTTCAACTTTTGCAATTAGGGGTAATACTGTAAGATCGGTGGTTCCGTTTGTTGCCGTAATTAGATTACCTAATACACCCGGCAGCCAAGGATCTTTACTGGGGATTTCTCAGATGGCACAAAATCTACCAATTTTGGAGCCTCATGGAAGTGGCTGGGGTACTTACGAGCCAAGTGGAGTATCCTGGATACAAGAAACGGTTAGACAGGGAAATACATCTATTGCAAATGTCGCCATTCTTGGAAAAGAAACACGATCGAGAATTGTTTCTAACACAGGGGAAGTAAAATTCACCGGAGAAGTTAATGCTGGCGTATATAAGGCCGGGGCAGAACTAAGCACAGGTTGGGTAATTTCAACATCCGAAATTGTTTATAACAATTATACTCTGTCGGGCTCATTGAGGATCACCTATAACGGAGGAGGGATAAATGACGCCAGTGGATTACCTACCTTTACCTATGTTAGCAATCTAAAGATTACACAAACCGGCATTTTGAAAAGTTAACAAATGGAAAGTTTAAACAAGCATCTCTTAATTTTGCTATTTGCCATGCAAATTATGCTTTCAGCATGTGCATCGAGGAACAATGTCGACAGTGGTGGATATCGTAATATATCGATGGAAAAAATTCCCAGAGGGAAAACAGGTGAGCTTATAGGAAAAGCATTTTGGGATAAATATCATCATATTTCAGGGTCGCCAACGGATTCATTTTACGTGTATGGTAATTTTGATAGTATCCGTTTCCGAGTGCCAAGTTCGTCACCAAAGATGTTCAGAAAAACAGATATCCGGGCAGAGTCCTGGAAAGCCGAACCCAGCTACGGCAAGTTACATTTTGTTGGCAACTTTACAGCAGAACACCTTCCAGGAGCATATGTAAGTTATTATTTTTCAAAAGATAGACGTTATATATTGCAGGCACTCTATACTAACCCTGGAATGTTATTTGACGCGATACTATTTCATAAAGACAGTGTTAACATTTTGAAAGATCAGGGAATTGTCGTTGAACCCTCGCTATGATATTCTTTCTTATTAATGCTATATAAAAAAATTAATGGTTTTTTAACGATTAGACATCATGTAAAGCTGTAATTGGATTATGGTACGCGTGGCCTTATTAGTCCGTTGATGACGCATAGAAAACAAACACCAAGTGCGGTTTTCTGTGCGTTTTTTTCGTTTTAGCGTACGTATAGAGCCTTAAGAATTACTTTGTTGTTATTGGTTGGCCACATGGTTTTCGCAAATAATGCCGTAGCAAGACAGAAAATCTATTATAAGAGGCGTTAATGCAATTAGTAATCTCAGAGGCTGTTTAAAAAGGGCAATTTAAAAATGCTATAAGGTCTTTACAGGCGTTTCAGGCTTAATGACGGGCCATTTTCAACGATAAAAGCTATTGCAATTCGCTAATTTTCTGCACAATAAACCTCAAAGAAAGATACTCCCGGCACAAAAAGGATATGTACCTGCAACAATACCTGCTTAATCCGGCGCATTATTTATACTATTCGGGCATCCTAACCTATGGGTTAAATTTCCAGAAATCGTTGAAGTACACCGGATAGGTGGCTCCGCCCGCTATTTTACTACCGGCTCCAAGGCCGAAATAGGCGGTGTTGCCGATTACAAATCCAACAGCTGCCGACCTTTCCTGCCCTTTAAAATCTTCAGCTTTAGTCCATTGATCTGTAGCCGTATCATATATCAGTACAGCTTTACGGAATTTCAGATTTTGGCCAATTCCGCCAACAACATAAATCCTGGTGCCCATAGCAAAGGTAACCGGGTTATAAAGCGGCTCAATAACGTCGGCCTTTTTTGTCCATTTATCTAAAGCTGGGTCGTATGCCCAAAAATCACTCACAACTTCTTCCATGCTGGTACCTCCGCCAATATAGGCCTTGCCATTAACAGAAGCACTGATCATTTCGGCAATGCCCGTTCCGGGATAATCTGTCATTTGGATCCATTGATCGGTAGCTGGTGTATATTTCCACAGATCCTGTTTTGTTCGCAAGAGGCTGCCAAGTAAGTATCCATAACCACCTATTGAAAAAGATATTGCGCCTTGTCTTTTACCGCCTGGAAAATCCGCCTTTTGTATCCATGTGTCTTTGGAAGGATCGTATTCCCAAAAATCGCTGTATAAAAGATTTGTACTGTAGTTAAACCCGGTGCCCATGTACGTTTTGTTGTTTATTGAAAATCCGGCCATCAGCCCCATTCCCTTCCCGGGATAGTCATTTAGCTGATGCCATTTATCAACCGAAGGATCATACTGAAATACATTGGCGGTGCTATGGCCGGAAGGCTCCTCATATTGTCCACCAATTACATATCCTTTATTCCCCCCGGAAAATCCAAACGTCCAGCGAAGTGCGGTACCCGGATAATTTCCCAATTGAACCCAGCCCTTCGCCTCTACTTTTGTAGTATCAGTTTTTGTAGTATCGACTTTTGTAGTATCGGTATTATTACCCATATCCGGCTTAACATGAAGTTTTTTACATGAGATGGTAACGAAAAGCAATGAGATTGCAATTATCGTCAGACTTAATTTAGGCATGGCAATTCAAATAGGTTTACTATATAAAGTTATAACTAAAAATCACAAAACCAAACGAAAAATTCACGCTGTTTGACGCCGCTCAACTTCGGACAATTATGTATTTGGCAATCACTGTATACTTACCTTTTTATACTAAAAAGATATAATATCCCCCTATACGAGCTTCATATCAAAACGCACACGCCATAGTCTGCTGCCGGTTTAATTTGGCAAAATAGCCTGTTTAATCCGGCACATTATTTAGCTATCTTTAACAATAAAATTATTGCTGATGAAAAAAATCACGCTCATTGCCTTATTGTTGGTTGCTTTTTTAATGGGCTACGGCTTTAGTCAATTAACCCGCAAACCTATCCCCGGCCCAAGAGTAACAGCGCTCGGCGGAATATTCTTTAAGGCCAAAAACCCGGGGGCATTAAAGGCCTGGTACGAAAAAAACCTGGGTATGCGTATGGTAGGGAGTGGCACCAACTTTGAATGGCACCAGGGTATAGACAGTACCAAAAAAGGCTTTACCTTATGGGCGCCGTTTAAGGAAACCACCAAATATTTTCAACCCTCGGAAAAGCAATTCATGATCAATTACCGGGTAGAACAGCTGGATGCGTTGCTTATCAAGCTGAAAGCCTCCGGCATCTTACCTACAGATTCGGTAGAAAGGGTCAGTTATGGCAATTTTGTTCATCTAATGGACCCGGAAGGTAATAAGATTGAACTTTGGGAACCCAATGACGTGGAATATGCCAGG
The genomic region above belongs to Mucilaginibacter sp. KACC 22773 and contains:
- a CDS encoding XAC2610-related protein yields the protein MNSLAIACIILNFCIRPYNSFFSAKPAKSVAEFQGKTFKVQSLPFDINGLHLQYQYIVKEDIYAEKPKEMVIVLDKKIVDLKRKAVVIDLSMQEDISPTVELTHIDKAKYCPEDFDDVNFDGYKDIREECQPCSGSLGNIETIYLFNPRTKKFTAWSEMDINIEIDKENKTVHSYNGPRYDGGEFHYKEIKFIGRGIELYKKNIDCTFLDKKKRTFKVVYNKYMGKKLVVHKTRIIFIDEDTEPWSIIDDIKKCSSCN
- a CDS encoding DUF5655 domain-containing protein; the encoded protein is MSWTCPKCERELPKPEQRHYCARVSLDSLFRDRPPELVLVFDKILAEVADWEGVLVGTTPNCIVFTRRLTFLVIRPMKKELDIKFYSKVPHPERPVLKSVASGNKFENHIRIALLDDLRPKLFLYLRESYELL
- a CDS encoding Kelch repeat-containing protein, yielding MPKLSLTIIAISLLFVTISCKKLHVKPDMGNNTDTTKVDTTKTDTTKVEAKGWVQLGNYPGTALRWTFGFSGGNKGYVIGGQYEEPSGHSTANVFQYDPSVDKWHQLNDYPGKGMGLMAGFSINNKTYMGTGFNYSTNLLYSDFWEYDPSKDTWIQKADFPGGKRQGAISFSIGGYGYLLGSLLRTKQDLWKYTPATDQWIQMTDYPGTGIAEMISASVNGKAYIGGGTSMEEVVSDFWAYDPALDKWTKKADVIEPLYNPVTFAMGTRIYVVGGIGQNLKFRKAVLIYDTATDQWTKAEDFKGQERSAAVGFVIGNTAYFGLGAGSKIAGGATYPVYFNDFWKFNP
- a CDS encoding VOC family protein produces the protein MLPIKPHIWFGQDKAKEAAEFYASLLPGSALTYVNHFTMPGGGECETVEFTMAGQPFLGISAGPGLNTTPAISFMINFDPSRNPDAAKHIDEVWNKLLPNGKVMMPLDRYPFSERYGWISDKYGVSWQLILTNPAGEERPVIVPSLMYTGDVAGKANEAIEFYCSVFKDGKRGTTAPRPEDIGPDKAGTLMFADFYINHTWLAAMDSAHPHGFGFNDAVSLLITCETQEEIDYYWSTLTADGQPGQCGWLKDKYGVSWQVTSTVMFEALKHGSPEQIARVTQTFMTMKKVDVAALQQAYNG
- a CDS encoding VOC family protein, which gives rise to MKKITLIALLLVAFLMGYGFSQLTRKPIPGPRVTALGGIFFKAKNPGALKAWYEKNLGMRMVGSGTNFEWHQGIDSTKKGFTLWAPFKETTKYFQPSEKQFMINYRVEQLDALLIKLKASGILPTDSVERVSYGNFVHLMDPEGNKIELWEPNDVEYARMGTITTK